GCAAACCTCCCTCTGCTGGGCACAAGTCCAAAcacactgatgtgtgtgtgtaggcagcCCTTCAGTCTGGCTGTCTAATCTCCCGTTTAGTCTAATGGTTTAATGGATGTCTGAGGCCAGAGTAAATGATACCCTGATCCTGGTCCAGACTCCTCAATCACCCACACCTCTGTTCAGGAGGGGAAACTTTAGAGCTGCtgtctgcctccctccctcagcGCTCTTGACATTATGAAAcagcacacccacacacacacacacacacacacacacttagggAGCATTTAGTCTGGCCTGAATCCTGATCCGTTCTGCAGTTAAAGACAGGTTATGTGACTCCAGGCTGCAACTGATGACACATTTACTCAATCAAGCACTCATTTTGTTcagaaagtgagaaaaaaaatctgaaaatgtaaatTATGATTGAGCAAATAGTGACGTCGTCTAAATGCTGTTTTATGCAACAAGCTGTTGCAGAAGCAGAACTCTTAATGCAGTGtattaaataagaaaaatgcAAGAATTAAAGAGGCTGAAACCAACAAAAGTTGACATTTCTGCTTCATCGATTATAAAAAAGTAGAAGATATTTTGTTTTAGTGTCATGAAAGTGAGTGTCCTTGGTCGTACTaagcctctctctcctcctctcctcctcagatgACCGATAACGGCGTCAGCCTCCCCGACCATGTGACCTGCTCCATCCAGTGGGCGGACGCGGTGGTCcttgtttactctgtgaccGACCGCCGCAGCTTCGATCTGATCGATCAGTTGCACCAGCTGGTCGTCCGTGCGGGCGGGGCCAACATGCCACCCGTGATCCTGCTCGCCAACAAGGCTGACCTGCTGCACCTGAGGCGGGTGGACTCCCAGCAGGGCCCCCTGCTGGCAGGAACACTCGGCTGCTCCTTCTTTGAAGTCTCAGCCAGCGAGGACTACAGCCAGGTGCACCAAGCGTTCCACCGACTGTGCTGCCAGCTCGCCAAGCAGCCGCCGCCGCCCGTCTCCAactcctcctcgtcctcacATCAGAACTCTGCCAGCACCGCCACAGAGAAGAGACGCTCCCCCCTCATCCCCAGACCCAAGTCTCCAAACATGCAGGACCTGAAGAGGAGATTCAAGCAGGCGCTGTCTGCCAAAGTCCGGACTGTCACCTCCGTGTGAAGAGGAGAACCTGAACATGGTCCAGAGAGACcagtgagagaaagaaagcattAAAGgaggaaggacagaggagatcTATGCTCCTTCTTCTACGTCCTGCAGCCGCCTGTCTGCGTGAGGGCAGGTGTGAATTTGACAGaagaagctgcaggaggaggattCCTTTCAGAGGAGAAGTCCTCACAGCTGCAGGTGGTGTCTGGTATCGTGTGtgcggtggaggaggaggaggttcagGAGGAGAAACGACACCCGAGGCGGACTGAAGCTCAGACTCTGTGAGCATAAATTGAAGAACAGTAACCGTTGGTTTCCTGGTAGCTGCTGCTCTGACGGACTCTGCTGCGTATTTAAAGCTGCCATTGTGTCGTGCTTTGTTCCAGCTGCACGTTAAACGCTGGTGTTATTATGTCAGCCAATCGAGGGGcgctgtgcaggtgtgtgtgtgtgcacaaactgagtctgtgtgtttgatCCAGACTGACTGGAGGAGCAGACACAGGATGTAGCATGTGGCTGTTTATCACTgatgcacttaaaaaaaaaaactccaaagggcatattgttattatttatttgttataaattcacaataaaatgatgatgaatTTGAGaatgtctctgtttttattcacgTGTGTTTAAAAGATGACAAACCTTCACTTGTTGAGTCCATGTGAGCTCCTGGCCTGCAGgtctctgctgctcttcagGTGATGACTCAGAGAAGCAGGTAGTCTGACCCCTGGATGCATCATGTCTTATAACAAAGCTTTGATAACAGAGTTTATGAATCACACTGGAACATGACCGTGCAGCTGCCTCTCAGGTTTGAGATCCATCTGCCCGTCCCTCAGCGCCATCTCTGACCTCAGGAAATCATTCAGATAAAAACAATAAGCCTGAGTCGACTCCTTCCTGAGAGAGTTCATGTTAGTTTTTTATGAGTCCTCCTCTGAGATTTCTCCAAGAGGACGAGGAGAAAATCATATTAAGCTTTAATAATCGAGTGTTTATGTTGGAGAGGAGTTGATTTACAACCCAGAGCCTAATCAATGGATCCTGGATATCAAGTGTCCGAGTCAGAGGATCATCAAAACACAAGATTAGAATGCGCTCTGTGCTCTTCTTATTCAATCAGACACCTCATattaaaaacatcacagcagagCAAAGTTTGGCGTTCATGCTAA
The genomic region above belongs to Notolabrus celidotus isolate fNotCel1 chromosome 2, fNotCel1.pri, whole genome shotgun sequence and contains:
- the rasl11b gene encoding ras-like protein family member 11B — encoded protein: MRLIQNMTTIAECPAPESSVPNRVIKMAVIGGSGVGKTALVVRFLTRRFIGDYERNAGNLYSREVQVDSEQVTIQVQDTPGVEMTDNGVSLPDHVTCSIQWADAVVLVYSVTDRRSFDLIDQLHQLVVRAGGANMPPVILLANKADLLHLRRVDSQQGPLLAGTLGCSFFEVSASEDYSQVHQAFHRLCCQLAKQPPPPVSNSSSSSHQNSASTATEKRRSPLIPRPKSPNMQDLKRRFKQALSAKVRTVTSV